In Nocardia yunnanensis, one DNA window encodes the following:
- a CDS encoding TetR/AcrR family transcriptional regulator gives MGTDSAIRPRQRARHLGPERRRPQVLDTALEIAVADGIAAVTIAAVADRMKVTRPVVYACFTDRVELLQALIQREEEYLVAGILDVLPRRRVEADEAVFVEGFRALLHTVSQRPDSWRLLYGNPDPAVADSFGKGRLLAVQRCARRLRPTLKAWGTADAERKLSALVELWVSAGEGAVRTLLTDPGEWTPDTLGEFVGAAVYRALRHA, from the coding sequence ATGGGTACCGATTCGGCGATACGACCACGCCAGCGCGCGCGGCATCTGGGTCCCGAACGCCGGCGCCCGCAGGTCCTCGACACCGCGTTGGAGATCGCCGTCGCCGACGGCATCGCCGCGGTCACCATCGCCGCCGTGGCCGACCGCATGAAGGTGACGCGGCCCGTGGTCTACGCCTGCTTCACCGATCGGGTCGAACTGCTGCAGGCGCTGATCCAGCGCGAGGAGGAGTACCTGGTGGCGGGCATCCTGGATGTGCTGCCGCGCCGCCGGGTCGAGGCCGACGAGGCGGTGTTCGTCGAGGGCTTCCGGGCGCTCCTGCACACCGTGTCCCAACGGCCCGACAGCTGGCGGCTGCTGTACGGCAATCCCGATCCGGCCGTGGCGGATTCGTTCGGCAAGGGCCGGCTGCTCGCGGTGCAGCGCTGCGCCCGGCGGCTGCGACCGACCTTGAAGGCGTGGGGCACCGCCGACGCGGAGCGCAAGCTTTCAGCGCTGGTCGAGCTGTGGGTCTCCGCCGGGGAGGGCGCGGTCCGCACCCTGCTCACCGACCCGGGCGAATGGACGCCGGACACCCTGGGCGAGTTCGTCGGCGCGGCCGTCTACCGCGCCCTGCGGCACGCCTGA
- a CDS encoding lipase family protein yields the protein MAINGDRRARGRRLLAAALATALTAASAVLLGAAGAGTAAAQPQPVNVDPFYQAPDGFESTAPGTVLRTREVQLAVLTVLPVHVRSWQLLYRTTDLFGQPTVAATTVAIPEGANTSHGRPLVSHQFFYDSTSPACAPSYVLQQGGGLPALEGIHSTVEYLELAASISQGYAINVPDYEGLNGHLAVAKEPGYMILDSVRAAESFQPLGLDGANTPVALWGYSGGGMGSGWAAEMQPSYAPELNVKAIAMGAPVSDVESLLHVNGSMFASLIGVGIASLRNAYPKFAETTDKYLTPEGRAIMDRTAGQCLVRNVLNLMFTDYQRMLTIPIADFLALPEIKEVFDSTVLGSNPPTAPTMVYQGVYDEAVPWYTNDRLVQQWCDGGTSVYYKRDHLSEHLTLTTLGMADAFNWIKSRLAPGAADPVGCRTDNVISMDALTTQTEIALNAAFGALGWPIGPQER from the coding sequence GTGGCAATCAATGGGGATCGCCGAGCGCGGGGCAGGCGGCTGCTCGCGGCCGCCCTCGCGACGGCACTGACCGCCGCCTCGGCCGTGCTGCTCGGGGCCGCCGGTGCGGGAACGGCTGCGGCACAACCACAACCGGTGAATGTGGATCCGTTCTATCAGGCGCCCGACGGGTTCGAGTCCACCGCGCCCGGTACCGTGCTGCGCACCCGCGAGGTGCAGCTGGCGGTGCTCACCGTCCTGCCGGTGCACGTGCGGTCCTGGCAGCTGCTCTACCGCACCACCGACCTGTTCGGGCAGCCGACGGTCGCGGCCACCACGGTGGCGATTCCGGAGGGGGCCAACACTTCTCACGGCCGGCCACTGGTCTCTCATCAGTTCTTCTACGACAGCACCTCACCGGCGTGCGCGCCGTCGTACGTGCTGCAGCAGGGCGGCGGGCTGCCCGCGTTGGAGGGCATCCACTCGACGGTCGAATACCTGGAGCTGGCCGCCTCGATCAGCCAGGGTTACGCCATCAACGTGCCCGACTACGAGGGTCTGAACGGGCACCTCGCCGTCGCCAAGGAACCCGGCTACATGATTCTCGACAGCGTGCGCGCCGCCGAGAGCTTCCAGCCGCTGGGCCTGGACGGCGCGAATACGCCTGTCGCCCTGTGGGGTTACTCCGGCGGCGGCATGGGCAGCGGCTGGGCGGCGGAGATGCAGCCGAGCTACGCGCCGGAGCTGAACGTCAAGGCCATCGCCATGGGCGCGCCCGTCTCGGATGTCGAATCCCTGTTGCACGTCAACGGTTCCATGTTCGCCAGCCTGATCGGCGTCGGCATCGCGTCGCTGCGCAACGCGTACCCGAAGTTCGCCGAGACCACCGACAAGTATCTGACGCCGGAGGGCCGGGCCATCATGGACCGCACCGCCGGCCAGTGTTTGGTGCGCAATGTGCTGAACCTGATGTTCACCGACTACCAGCGCATGCTGACCATCCCGATCGCGGATTTCCTGGCGCTGCCGGAGATCAAGGAGGTCTTCGATTCCACCGTGCTGGGCAGCAATCCGCCGACCGCGCCGACCATGGTCTACCAGGGCGTCTACGACGAGGCGGTGCCGTGGTACACCAACGACCGCCTGGTCCAGCAGTGGTGTGACGGTGGAACTTCCGTGTACTACAAGCGCGATCACCTCAGCGAGCATCTGACGCTGACCACGCTCGGCATGGCCGACGCCTTCAACTGGATCAAGTCGCGGCTGGCGCCCGGCGCGGCCGATCCGGTGGGTTGCCGGACCGACAATGTGATCAGCATGGACGCGCTGACGACGCAGACCGAGATCGCGTTGAACGCCGCTTTCGGCGCCCTCGGCTGGCCGATCGGACCGCAAGAGCGCTGA
- a CDS encoding TetR/AcrR family transcriptional regulator, translating to MSRSKSAAPTDRTPVRRRIRGLDADERSAQRRRQLLAAATELFARQSYSLTSIEQICQHAYVGTKGFYDHFDSKEACYTALLEQITTGIQQRVAEAAAEVAGRDWPTQRAAIIAAFVHAIADDPRLAKVTFGEAGGISPAVEAQRRRNRRWAAEFMKHQWLQANTTDAPSLLPLALATIGGMFELIADWLHHHDDGGAPDSVETLITDLNHFVAIVDAGRAATAPRTPD from the coding sequence ATGTCCCGCAGCAAATCTGCCGCGCCGACCGACCGGACACCCGTGCGGCGTCGCATCCGCGGCCTCGACGCCGACGAGCGCAGCGCCCAGCGCCGCCGCCAACTGCTCGCCGCCGCCACCGAACTGTTTGCCCGCCAAAGCTATTCGCTGACCTCGATCGAGCAGATCTGCCAGCACGCCTACGTGGGCACCAAGGGCTTCTACGATCACTTCGACAGCAAGGAGGCCTGCTACACCGCCCTGCTCGAACAGATCACCACGGGCATCCAGCAACGCGTCGCCGAGGCGGCCGCCGAGGTCGCCGGCCGCGACTGGCCCACCCAGCGCGCCGCCATCATCGCGGCCTTCGTCCACGCCATCGCCGACGACCCCCGCCTGGCCAAGGTCACCTTCGGCGAGGCGGGCGGCATCTCCCCGGCCGTGGAAGCCCAGCGCCGCCGCAACCGCCGCTGGGCCGCCGAGTTCATGAAACACCAATGGCTCCAAGCGAACACGACCGACGCCCCGTCCCTCCTGCCCCTAGCCCTCGCCACCATAGGCGGCATGTTCGAACTCATCGCCGACTGGCTCCACCACCACGACGACGGCGGCGCACCGGATTCCGTCGAAACCCTGATCACCGACCTCAACCACTTCGTTGCCATCGTCGACGCAGGCCGCGCCGCCACCGCCCCCCGAACACCGGATTAG
- a CDS encoding MMPL family transporter — translation MLTSSARFAMARPRAVLVAALLLMLVCGGFGATVKSHMVGGGYLTDSLESVRANDFITENFPGGNPNLIVMVSGDGGVNSPEVRAEAQRVTGELGGDPNVTGVQSYWTNLATRSDLATALKSKDGKRGLILATVTGTDTEVQNRAADISARLDGDHDGVEVRVGGMAGTFADINHQVEKDLVLAEAIAVPVSALLLVLVFGSVIAALLPVGVGLFAIAATMGILRGLTTVMDVSIFALNMTSALGLALAIDYSLFLVSRYREELANGLDTRAAILRSVQTAGRTVVFSGLTVALALAALAVFPQPFFKSFAYAGVAVVAAAVGASVLLLPAALVLLGDRVNAWDLRKPVRRWLGRGEPAPRPIEATFWYRLVTGVMKRALPVAVVAAAVLLALGSPFLRAHFGTPDDRVIGTFASSRQVGDALRQDFNADMAASAVAVLPGFHGDAKAIGAYAEKLSEVPGVAAVLSGDGVYATGTKMAAGVPQMIGPNGTYLSVGTRIAPYSPEGKQQLAALRAVPAPGPVLFGGAAALNEDTMDSVISRIPLAAGLIAIITLILLFLFTGSVVLPVKALLLNMLSLTATFGAMIWIFEQGHLSSLLGFTSTGSLDLFMPILMFCLAFGMSMDYEVFLLSRIREEWLTSDRGPAANTRSVALGVARTGRIFTAAAGLMAVVLLAVATSEVAPMKLFGIGLALAVVSDATVIRGLLAPALMRLMSTGNWWSPKPLAALHKRIGLEESAPVTEGDRTGADHHHDAHDAEADAHAAGEGGRMVSTLPHV, via the coding sequence ATGTTGACCAGTTCTGCCCGGTTCGCCATGGCACGCCCCCGCGCGGTCCTGGTCGCCGCGCTGTTGCTGATGCTGGTGTGCGGCGGCTTCGGGGCCACCGTGAAATCCCACATGGTCGGCGGCGGCTATCTGACCGACTCGCTGGAGTCGGTGCGCGCCAACGATTTCATCACCGAGAACTTCCCCGGCGGCAATCCGAACCTCATCGTCATGGTGAGCGGTGACGGCGGCGTCAACAGCCCCGAGGTGCGCGCCGAGGCGCAACGCGTCACCGGCGAACTCGGCGGCGACCCGAATGTGACCGGCGTGCAGTCCTATTGGACCAACCTCGCCACCCGCTCCGATCTGGCCACCGCGCTGAAGAGCAAGGACGGCAAGCGCGGGCTGATCCTGGCCACCGTCACCGGCACCGATACCGAGGTGCAGAACCGGGCCGCCGACATCTCGGCGCGGCTCGACGGCGACCACGACGGCGTCGAAGTGCGCGTCGGCGGCATGGCCGGCACCTTCGCCGACATCAACCATCAGGTGGAAAAGGATCTGGTGCTGGCCGAGGCCATCGCGGTGCCGGTGTCGGCGCTGCTGCTGGTGCTGGTGTTCGGCAGCGTGATCGCGGCGCTGCTGCCGGTGGGCGTGGGCCTGTTCGCGATCGCCGCGACCATGGGCATTCTGCGCGGGCTCACCACGGTCATGGACGTGTCGATCTTCGCGCTCAATATGACCAGTGCGCTGGGGTTGGCCCTGGCCATCGACTACAGCCTGTTCCTCGTCAGCCGCTACCGCGAGGAGCTGGCCAATGGCCTGGATACCCGCGCGGCGATTCTGCGGTCGGTGCAGACCGCGGGCCGCACGGTCGTGTTCTCCGGGTTGACCGTCGCGCTGGCGCTGGCCGCGCTGGCGGTGTTCCCGCAGCCGTTCTTCAAGTCCTTCGCGTACGCCGGGGTGGCGGTGGTGGCCGCGGCCGTGGGCGCGTCGGTGCTGCTGCTGCCCGCCGCGCTGGTCCTGCTCGGCGATCGGGTGAATGCCTGGGATCTGCGGAAACCGGTGCGCCGCTGGCTCGGTCGCGGCGAGCCCGCACCGCGACCGATCGAGGCGACCTTCTGGTATCGCCTGGTCACCGGTGTGATGAAGCGGGCGCTGCCGGTGGCGGTGGTCGCGGCGGCGGTGCTGCTGGCGCTCGGATCCCCGTTCCTGCGAGCGCATTTCGGCACGCCCGACGATCGGGTGATCGGCACCTTCGCCTCCAGCCGTCAGGTCGGTGACGCGCTGCGGCAGGATTTCAACGCCGATATGGCGGCCAGTGCCGTGGCGGTGCTGCCCGGCTTCCACGGCGACGCCAAGGCGATCGGCGCGTACGCCGAAAAGCTGTCCGAGGTACCGGGTGTCGCGGCGGTGCTGTCGGGCGACGGCGTGTACGCGACCGGCACCAAGATGGCGGCCGGCGTCCCGCAGATGATCGGTCCGAACGGCACGTATCTCTCGGTCGGCACCAGGATCGCGCCCTACTCCCCCGAGGGCAAACAGCAACTCGCGGCCCTGCGCGCGGTGCCCGCACCCGGCCCCGTGCTCTTCGGCGGCGCGGCGGCCCTGAACGAGGACACCATGGATTCGGTCATCAGCCGAATCCCGTTGGCGGCCGGTCTGATCGCGATCATCACGCTGATCCTGCTGTTCCTGTTCACCGGTAGCGTGGTGCTCCCGGTGAAGGCGCTGCTGCTGAACATGCTCTCGCTGACCGCCACCTTCGGCGCGATGATCTGGATCTTCGAACAGGGCCACCTGTCGAGCCTGCTCGGCTTCACCTCGACCGGCAGCCTCGACCTGTTCATGCCGATCCTCATGTTCTGCCTGGCCTTCGGCATGTCCATGGACTACGAGGTCTTCCTGCTGTCGCGTATTCGCGAGGAGTGGCTCACCTCCGACCGCGGCCCCGCGGCCAACACCCGCTCGGTCGCCCTCGGCGTAGCCCGCACCGGCCGAATCTTCACCGCCGCCGCGGGCCTGATGGCGGTCGTGCTCCTGGCCGTAGCCACCTCCGAAGTCGCCCCCATGAAACTCTTCGGCATCGGCCTGGCCCTAGCGGTGGTCTCCGACGCCACCGTCATCCGCGGCCTACTGGCCCCGGCCCTCATGCGCCTGATGTCCACCGGCAACTGGTGGTCCCCGAAACCACTTGCGGCCCTGCACAAGCGGATCGGATTGGAGGAGTCAGCGCCGGTAACCGAGGGCGACCGCACCGGCGCAGACCACCACCACGACGCCCATGACGCCGAGGCCGACGCCCATGCTGCCGGCGAAGGCGGCCGTATGGTGAGCACCCTCCCCCACGTCTGA
- the fahA gene encoding fumarylacetoacetase, which yields MSSRVRIDVPEGSGFGPTHLPYCVFRPLGEEPRVGARLGDSIIDLAVALDDPMFHQPSLNAFMTQGPECWREVRERVTAAAESELPAAAVHAVRSVRLDLPVEIGDYVDFYASLDHATAMGRMLRPTGEPLLPNWRHLPVGYHGRAGTVVVSGTEVVRPHGQRKTDSGTPDFGPSRRLDIEAELGFLVGSGSELGKPIAAGDFAEHVFGVALVNDWSARDIQAWEGQPLGPFLGKSFATSLSAWVTPLDALTEARIPLPAQEPEPLPYLRDSAAWGLDIELRVEWNDQLVSTPPFRRMYWSPAQMLAHMTVNGASTRTGDLFASGTISGAERGERGSLMELTWGGTEPVELNGVGRTFLEDGDEVVITATAPAIGGGRLRLGEVRGRIAKAV from the coding sequence ATGAGTAGTCGCGTGCGCATCGACGTGCCCGAGGGTTCCGGGTTCGGTCCGACGCACCTGCCGTACTGCGTGTTCCGGCCGCTGGGCGAGGAGCCCAGGGTGGGTGCGCGATTGGGCGATTCGATCATCGATCTGGCGGTGGCGCTGGACGATCCGATGTTCCATCAGCCCAGCCTGAACGCCTTCATGACGCAGGGCCCGGAGTGCTGGCGCGAGGTGCGCGAGCGGGTGACGGCCGCCGCGGAATCCGAACTGCCCGCGGCGGCCGTGCACGCGGTGCGCTCGGTGCGGCTGGATCTGCCGGTGGAGATCGGCGACTACGTCGATTTCTACGCCAGCCTCGATCACGCCACCGCCATGGGCCGCATGCTGCGGCCCACCGGCGAACCGCTGCTGCCGAATTGGCGGCATCTGCCGGTGGGATATCACGGGCGCGCGGGCACCGTGGTGGTGTCCGGCACCGAGGTGGTGCGACCGCACGGGCAACGCAAGACCGATTCGGGCACACCGGATTTCGGGCCGAGTCGCCGCCTGGACATCGAGGCCGAGCTGGGTTTCCTGGTGGGTTCGGGATCGGAACTCGGAAAGCCTATCGCCGCAGGGGATTTCGCCGAGCACGTGTTCGGCGTGGCGCTGGTGAACGACTGGTCGGCGCGCGACATCCAGGCGTGGGAGGGGCAGCCGCTGGGTCCGTTCCTGGGCAAGTCCTTCGCGACCTCGCTGTCGGCATGGGTGACGCCGCTCGACGCCTTGACCGAGGCGCGGATTCCGCTGCCCGCGCAGGAGCCCGAACCGCTGCCGTATCTGCGCGACAGCGCGGCCTGGGGATTGGATATCGAACTGCGCGTGGAGTGGAACGATCAGTTGGTCTCCACGCCTCCGTTCCGGCGCATGTACTGGTCGCCCGCGCAGATGCTGGCGCACATGACGGTGAACGGGGCGTCGACGCGCACCGGCGATCTCTTCGCATCGGGCACCATTTCCGGGGCCGAGCGCGGCGAGCGCGGATCGCTGATGGAATTGACCTGGGGCGGTACCGAACCCGTGGAGTTGAACGGCGTGGGCCGGACCTTCCTCGAGGACGGCGACGAGGTGGTCATCACCGCCACCGCCCCGGCGATCGGCGGCGGCCGCCTGCGACTCGGCGAGGTGCGCGGCCGCATCGCGAAAGCTGTCTAG
- the thiC gene encoding phosphomethylpyrimidine synthase ThiC yields the protein MSSSRVSSSPVSTGKSGPVDTVTTGPIEGSVKHYEQVEADGTILNVPVRRINLTNGEHFDVYDTSGPYTDATATIDLEAGLPKLRDAWDKPQVDGPPTQLNWARQGIVTKEMAYIAAREGVSPELVRDEVAAGRAVIPANHRHPESEPMIIGKKFAVKINANIGNSAVSSSIAEEVEKMVWATRWGADTIMDLSTGKNIHETREWILRNSPVPVGTVPIYQALEKVNGDPTKLTWEIYRDTVIEQAEQGVDYMTVHAGVLLRYVPLAAKRVTGIVSRGGSIMAAWCLAHHQESFLYTNFAELCEILAKYDITFSLGDGLRPGSIADANDEAQFAELRTLGELTKIAKSYGVQVMIEGPGHVPMHKIVENVRLEEELCEEAPFYTLGPLATDIAPAYDHITSAIGAAIIAQAGTAMLCYVTPKEHLGLPNRDDVKVGVITYKIAAHSADLAKQHPRAQDRDNALSKARFEFRWTDQFNLSLDPDTAREYHDETLPAEPAKTAHFCSMCGPKFCSMRISQDVRDYAEKHGLTDVNAIEAGMAEKSAEFADAGNKVYLPVV from the coding sequence ATGTCATCCAGCCGTGTCTCCAGCAGCCCTGTGTCCACTGGCAAGAGCGGGCCCGTCGACACCGTGACAACCGGCCCCATCGAGGGCAGTGTCAAGCACTACGAACAGGTCGAGGCCGACGGCACGATCCTGAACGTCCCGGTGCGGCGCATCAACCTCACCAATGGCGAGCATTTCGACGTGTACGACACCTCCGGCCCGTACACCGACGCCACCGCCACCATCGACCTCGAGGCCGGGCTGCCCAAGCTGCGCGACGCCTGGGACAAGCCGCAGGTCGACGGCCCGCCGACCCAGCTGAACTGGGCGCGCCAGGGCATCGTCACCAAGGAGATGGCGTATATCGCCGCGCGCGAAGGCGTTTCGCCCGAACTGGTGCGTGACGAGGTGGCCGCCGGTCGCGCCGTCATTCCCGCCAACCACCGCCATCCCGAGTCCGAGCCGATGATCATCGGCAAGAAGTTCGCGGTGAAGATCAATGCGAACATCGGCAACTCGGCCGTGAGCTCCTCCATCGCCGAGGAGGTGGAGAAGATGGTGTGGGCCACCCGCTGGGGCGCCGACACCATCATGGATCTGTCCACCGGCAAGAACATTCACGAGACCCGCGAGTGGATCCTGCGCAACTCCCCCGTCCCGGTCGGCACCGTGCCGATCTACCAGGCGCTGGAGAAGGTCAACGGCGATCCCACCAAGCTGACCTGGGAGATCTACCGCGACACCGTGATCGAGCAGGCCGAGCAGGGCGTCGACTACATGACGGTGCACGCGGGCGTGCTGCTGCGCTACGTGCCGCTGGCCGCCAAGCGCGTCACCGGCATCGTCTCGCGCGGCGGGTCGATCATGGCCGCGTGGTGTCTGGCGCATCATCAGGAATCGTTCCTGTACACCAACTTCGCCGAGCTGTGCGAGATCCTCGCGAAGTACGACATCACCTTCTCCCTCGGTGACGGCCTGCGCCCCGGCTCCATCGCGGACGCCAACGACGAGGCCCAGTTCGCCGAGCTGCGCACCCTGGGCGAGCTCACCAAGATCGCGAAATCCTATGGCGTGCAGGTGATGATCGAGGGCCCCGGCCACGTGCCCATGCACAAGATCGTGGAGAACGTGCGGCTGGAGGAGGAGCTCTGTGAGGAGGCTCCGTTCTACACCCTCGGCCCGCTGGCCACCGATATCGCGCCCGCCTACGACCACATCACCTCGGCCATCGGCGCGGCCATCATCGCCCAGGCCGGCACCGCCATGCTCTGCTACGTGACGCCCAAGGAACACCTGGGCCTGCCCAACCGTGACGACGTGAAGGTCGGCGTGATCACCTACAAGATCGCCGCCCACTCCGCCGACCTGGCCAAGCAGCACCCGCGCGCCCAGGACCGCGACAACGCGCTGTCCAAGGCCCGCTTCGAGTTCCGCTGGACCGACCAGTTCAACCTCTCGCTGGATCCCGACACCGCGCGGGAGTACCACGACGAGACGCTGCCGGCCGAGCCCGCCAAAACCGCGCACTTCTGCTCCATGTGCGGCCCGAAGTTCTGCTCCATGCGCATCTCGCAGGACGTCCGCGACTACGCCGAGAAGCACGGCCTCACCGACGTGAACGCCATCGAGGCGGGCATGGCGGAGAAGTCCGCGGAATTCGCCGACGCGGGCAACAAGGTCTACCTGCCCGTCGTCTGA
- a CDS encoding homogentisate 1,2-dioxygenase gives MTFYRQVGSVPPKRHTQHRDAQGRLYYEELMGEEGFSGDSSLLYHRGLPPAIVDSSVWVLPEQRLYPNHPLRHRHLKLHELFLGDKAGDSDVVTGRRLLLGNADVRISYVAALRESALYRNAVGDELAYIESGSGRVETVFGTLPVRQGHQVLLPRATTHRWIPDGPEPLRAYIIEGTGHITPPQRYLSKYGQLLEHAPYCERDLHGPTELAQAEGENVEVLVKHRPAGEIVGTSLVYATHPFDVVGWDGCLYPFTFDIADFEPITGRVHQPPPAHQAFAGQNFVICNFVPRKVDYHPLSIPVPYYHSNVDSDEIMFYCGGNYEARKGSGIGQGSVSVHPGGYAHGPQPGAYERSIGLEFFDELAVMVDTFHPLRLGEGALACEDPGYAWTWSGRGPSQWI, from the coding sequence ATGACGTTCTATCGGCAGGTCGGTTCGGTGCCACCCAAGCGGCACACCCAGCATCGGGACGCGCAGGGGCGGCTCTATTACGAAGAGCTGATGGGAGAAGAGGGCTTCTCCGGCGATTCCTCGCTGCTCTATCACCGGGGATTGCCTCCGGCCATTGTGGATTCGTCGGTGTGGGTACTGCCCGAGCAGCGCCTCTACCCGAACCATCCACTGCGGCATCGGCATCTGAAACTGCACGAGCTGTTCCTCGGCGACAAAGCGGGCGACAGCGATGTGGTCACCGGGCGGCGGCTGCTGCTCGGCAATGCCGACGTCCGCATCTCGTATGTGGCGGCGCTGCGCGAGTCGGCGCTGTATCGCAATGCCGTCGGCGACGAGCTGGCCTATATCGAATCCGGTTCGGGCCGGGTGGAAACCGTGTTCGGGACGCTGCCGGTGCGCCAGGGCCATCAGGTGCTGCTGCCGCGCGCCACCACGCATCGCTGGATTCCGGACGGCCCGGAACCGTTGCGCGCCTACATCATCGAGGGCACCGGGCACATCACGCCGCCGCAGCGGTATCTGTCGAAGTACGGTCAGCTGCTCGAGCACGCGCCCTACTGCGAGCGGGATCTGCACGGGCCGACCGAACTCGCCCAGGCCGAGGGCGAGAATGTCGAGGTGCTGGTCAAGCACCGGCCCGCCGGTGAGATCGTGGGCACCAGCCTGGTCTACGCGACCCATCCCTTCGACGTGGTGGGCTGGGACGGCTGCCTGTACCCGTTCACCTTCGACATCGCCGATTTCGAACCCATCACCGGGCGCGTGCATCAGCCGCCGCCGGCGCATCAGGCGTTCGCCGGGCAGAACTTCGTGATCTGCAATTTCGTGCCGCGCAAGGTGGACTACCATCCGCTGTCGATACCGGTGCCCTACTACCACTCCAATGTGGACTCCGACGAGATCATGTTCTATTGCGGCGGAAACTACGAGGCGCGCAAGGGATCCGGGATCGGGCAGGGTTCGGTGTCGGTGCATCCGGGCGGGTACGCGCACGGACCGCAGCCGGGGGCCTACGAACGCAGTATCGGGTTGGAGTTCTTCGACGAGCTGGCCGTCATGGTGGACACCTTCCACCCGTTGCGGCTGGGTGAGGGCGCGCTGGCCTGTGAGGATCCCGGCTACGCGTGGACGTGGTCGGGTCGCGGGCCGAGTCAGTGGATTTGA